GGACGACCTGATCGCGGACCTGGCGGCGGCGCTGCCGAAGAAGTAGCGGTCGGTCCGTGTCCCGATCCGGACGGGCGGTGGCAGTTCTTCGCGGGACGCGGTGATACTGCCACTGCCAGGATCGGGGCATGACCTCCTCCGCACGCCGCATCGTCGACCTCAGCCACACCGTCTCGGACGGCCTGGTGACCTACCCCGGGCTGCCCGCGCCGCGCATCCGCCCGCATCTCACGCGGGAGGCGTCGCGCGCCGCGTACGCGCCGGGCACCGAGTTCGCGATGGACGTGATCGAGATGCTCGGCAACACCGGCACGTACCTCGACAGCCCGTTCCACCGCTACGAGGGCGGGCGCGACCTCGCCGACCTCGAGCTCGAGACGCTCGTGGATCTTCCGGCGGTCGTCGTCGACAGGAGGGGGAGCGGCCGGGCGATCGAGGCGGAGGCGTTCGCGGGGCTCGACGTCCGCGGCTGGGCGGTGCTGCTCTCGACCGGCTGGGACGCGCACTTCGCCACCCCGGCCTACGCGCACGGCGCCCCGTACCTCACCGAGGAGGGGGCGGCGGCCCTCGTGGCCGCGGGTGCGGTGCTGGTCGGCATCGACTCGCTCAACATCGACGACAC
The genomic region above belongs to Rathayibacter sp. VKM Ac-2759 and contains:
- a CDS encoding cyclase family protein, which gives rise to MTSSARRIVDLSHTVSDGLVTYPGLPAPRIRPHLTREASRAAYAPGTEFAMDVIEMLGNTGTYLDSPFHRYEGGRDLADLELETLVDLPAVVVDRRGSGRAIEAEAFAGLDVRGWAVLLSTGWDAHFATPAYAHGAPYLTEEGAAALVAAGAVLVGIDSLNIDDTEGPGARPAHSRLLAAGVHVVEHLTGLGALPPTGARFTAVPPKVRGFGTFPVRAYATFDAA